The Pyrobaculum sp. 3827-6 genome has a segment encoding these proteins:
- a CDS encoding zinc metalloprotease HtpX: MELWLLAALYIASLAASIYLVPRLAGSPRWRHVFYGSMALIVAAIALAGLAVVAPLLFPVVWLTQALLGIRDYLVAFALLAAASAFAMYMASPHLINIFFSPRPDPELQRIVDAVSARLGGKVKAKAVVVEGPPNAFAYGNFHTGRYVAVTTGLLETASRDELEAVIGHELGHHINKDMPIMTALGILPSLAYFTGVAAIHLGLADEERPSLLAVIYGVVMIVISFVVQLLVLSFSRLREYYADMHGAKAAGKEAMMRALAKIHKYYSQNPDALEKSLKTTGFKALFIYALVNAAANPLIDITPDEMRRLMKQPTSLLEEILSSHPPIPKRLNVLEKI; this comes from the coding sequence ATGGAGCTGTGGCTGTTGGCGGCGCTGTATATAGCGTCGCTGGCGGCCTCTATATACCTCGTCCCCCGCCTCGCCGGGTCGCCTAGGTGGAGGCACGTCTTCTACGGCTCCATGGCCTTGATAGTGGCCGCCATAGCGCTCGCCGGCTTAGCCGTCGTGGCGCCCCTCCTGTTCCCGGTGGTGTGGCTCACGCAGGCTCTCCTCGGGATTAGGGACTACCTAGTGGCCTTCGCCTTGCTGGCAGCCGCCTCGGCCTTCGCCATGTACATGGCCTCCCCCCACCTCATCAACATATTCTTCTCCCCACGCCCAGACCCAGAGCTCCAGAGAATAGTCGACGCGGTCTCCGCGCGGCTCGGCGGCAAGGTGAAGGCCAAGGCCGTGGTCGTCGAGGGGCCGCCTAACGCCTTCGCCTACGGCAACTTCCACACCGGCAGATACGTGGCGGTCACCACAGGCCTCCTGGAGACAGCCAGCCGCGACGAGCTCGAGGCCGTAATCGGCCACGAACTCGGCCACCACATAAACAAAGACATGCCAATCATGACCGCGCTGGGCATACTCCCCTCCCTGGCTTACTTCACCGGGGTAGCCGCGATACACCTAGGCCTCGCCGACGAAGAAAGACCATCGCTCCTCGCGGTGATATACGGCGTCGTCATGATTGTGATATCCTTCGTCGTGCAGCTACTAGTCCTCTCCTTCAGCAGGCTGAGGGAGTACTACGCCGACATGCACGGAGCCAAAGCCGCCGGCAAGGAGGCCATGATGCGCGCCCTAGCCAAGATACACAAATACTACAGCCAAAACCCAGACGCCCTCGAGAAATCCCTAAAAACCACCGGCTTCAAAGCCCTCTTCATATACGCCCTCGTAAACGCCGCCGCCAACCCACTAATAGACATAACCCCCGACGAGATGAGACGCCTAATGAAACAGCCAACCTCACTCCTCGAGGAAATACTATCGTCACACCCACCAATACCCAAGAGACTAAACGTACTCGAAAAAATCTAG
- a CDS encoding ATPase domain-containing protein yields MSKRRDDLYALEGVGPKTLEKLRELGVTSVEHLAEFTVEELVEAGIEYDRAVKILQQAIQRVGGARPVTLREIRQRQVRTFKTGLSDFDEKTPWRGVREAFIYEFAGEYGAGKSMFAHQLSVAALKEGFTEKVVYIDTEGTFNDRLAEAVARRFGADVDRVMDSIYVYQPANVVQLEQIVKFDLPRHIQEGCRLVVIDTITALYRAEFVGREHLAARQQRIHYLVDWLRRHARTFSLTSVLTNQVMDIPEVFAAGAKRPAGGNVLAHAVNARFMMTRPNKQKPEGHMWPLDVPGMAPDVKIEYRLTDAGLE; encoded by the coding sequence GTGTCTAAGAGGAGAGACGACCTCTACGCGCTGGAGGGGGTCGGGCCCAAAACCCTGGAGAAGCTGAGGGAGCTGGGGGTGACGTCGGTGGAGCACCTCGCCGAGTTCACCGTAGAGGAGCTGGTGGAGGCTGGGATAGAGTACGACAGAGCCGTCAAAATACTGCAACAAGCCATCCAGAGGGTGGGCGGCGCCAGGCCCGTCACACTGAGAGAAATCAGGCAGAGACAGGTCAGGACCTTCAAGACGGGGCTCTCCGACTTCGACGAGAAGACCCCCTGGCGCGGGGTAAGGGAGGCCTTCATATACGAATTCGCCGGGGAGTACGGCGCGGGGAAGAGCATGTTTGCCCACCAGCTCTCAGTCGCCGCGCTGAAGGAGGGCTTCACGGAGAAGGTGGTCTACATAGACACGGAGGGCACCTTCAACGACAGGCTGGCGGAGGCAGTGGCCAGGAGGTTCGGCGCCGACGTGGACAGAGTCATGGACTCCATCTACGTCTACCAGCCAGCCAACGTCGTCCAGCTGGAGCAGATAGTGAAGTTCGACCTGCCGAGGCACATACAGGAGGGTTGCAGACTTGTCGTCATAGACACAATTACAGCCCTCTACCGCGCCGAGTTTGTGGGCAGGGAACACCTGGCCGCCCGGCAGCAGAGAATACACTACCTCGTCGACTGGCTGAGGAGACACGCCAGGACCTTCAGCCTTACGTCGGTCTTGACAAACCAGGTAATGGACATCCCCGAGGTCTTCGCCGCCGGCGCCAAGAGGCCGGCCGGCGGCAACGTGCTGGCGCACGCCGTAAATGCCAGGTTCATGATGACCAGGCCGAACAAACAGAAGCCGGAGGGCCACATGTGGCCCCTAGACGTGCCCGGCATGGCCCCCGACGTCAAGATAGAGTACAGGCTGACAGACGCCGGCCTTGAATAG